A stretch of the Panicum virgatum strain AP13 chromosome 9N, P.virgatum_v5, whole genome shotgun sequence genome encodes the following:
- the LOC120689892 gene encoding photosystem I reaction center subunit III, chloroplastic-like, producing MAALAASSTAAFAAKPRLPRARLSVACSATGGPGSSSSSSSSVSLASSVKTFSAALALSSVILSSAATSPPPAAADIAGLTPCKESKAFAKREKNSIKKLTASLNKYAPDSAPALAINATIEKTKRRFENYGKFGLLCGADGLPHLIVSGDQRHWGEFITPGLLFLYIAGWIGWVGRSYLIAISGEKKPAMREIIIDVELATRLLPRGFIWPVAAYRELINGDLVVDDKDIGYY from the coding sequence atggccgccctcgccgcctcctccacggccgccttcgccgccaagccgcgcctgccccgcgcgcgcctctCCGTGGCCTGCTCCGCGACCGGCGgccccggcagcagcagcagcagcagcagcagtgtctCGCTCGCCTCCTCCGTCAAGACCTTCTCGGCCGCGCTGGCGCTGTCGTCGGTGATCCTCTCCTCggccgccacctcccctccgcccgcggccgccgacaTCGCCGGCCTCACCCCGTGCAAGGAGTCCAAGGCCTTCGCCAAGCGCGAGAAGAACTCGATCAAGAAGCTCACCGCCTCGCTCAACAAGTACGCCCCCGACAGCGCCCCCGCGCTCGCCATCAACGCCACCATCGAGAAGACCAAGCGCCGCTTCGAGAACTACGGCAAGTTCGGCCTGCTCTGCGGCGCCGACGGCCTGCCGCACCTCATCGTCAGCGGCGACCAGCGGCACTGGGGCGAGTTCATCACCCCGGGCCTGCTCTTCCTCTACATCgccgggtggatcgggtgggtcgGCAGGAGCTACCTCATCGCCATCAGCGGCGAGAAGAAGCCCGCCATGAGGGAGATCATCATCGACGTCGAGCTCGCCACAAGGCTCCTCCCCAGGGGGTTCATCTGGCCCGTCGCAGCCTACCGCGAGCTCATCAACGGAGACCTCGTCGTCGACGACAAGGACATCGGCTACTACTAA